From a region of the Besnoitia besnoiti strain Bb-Ger1 chromosome I, whole genome shotgun sequence genome:
- a CDS encoding hypothetical protein (encoded by transcript BESB_003150), which translates to MERLDQAVLGRLVSFLFVNEVANLRLLSKRLNESLFTVGAFRVLMRLPPAMIFPAGWGQEILDDLHRRNDRNQEYEKEADSSAPHAYGLTRRSECLSSVNSSEHPLSFNFLETFVSLAPPLPQLHHLTLHIPESVRTVPRSWLRTYHKLLCVAAPSLESLVLVELFSARLGDKLTEGEWPPFGRLNSVEDAGSGSEAAGEEPESPGHPHETDASSLRSEVSSSSSSPGLDPASSSSGAAACPAKYTLRSFSESETGAADAQERPDEPRPEESLPQPPPAPEDEVLPLCVFPRLRSLTVRNRGEWSGDPPQPCPFTYLFLGGLPPSSSESSASPSSAVVSAHAQVQPFPVLKEVHFFEMTSRGLEILEQFLVKHNVTSVQHLGFGAWHTCTVANFLLFLASQNSGGRRLFCNLMSLEVNGAGFIWTPDEFWYFYAGPRHSFTQIWRDYCVQHRAEFQNRDEGQRRAVDFRGYSWIECADSWLTDLDNGQAQGDNGGVRHGGGPATSQLELVDSQVDREWESDMDEVDDGLLTDDFDDDPDAANYIRLMKRLPRIRRVLLSGFVGIFVSEAADDPVRFFDGIFPQAVVDVQGALVISTSLLVEIAAEAAPHTDWPSRLSSFLSRKQARRARPRGQPAEATVSIETPSSQDDGGFVAADEDHAGDAEPRDASAEAPPSIEDAARGGDAADQDSDSDGGSEGEPMGRLAWAANDGAGLSERGRADVRRWLASGLVEDLYIYFDPTESESVHLDISAFHRMCVAAYFPYLGLEHPVGGREAGQDWGLPFLTVRHQVEWGSQYVQDFLDIATTFRHAILSLDHLFWIDRDDGDESESPRESSQQSDKNHVAEAASIVGHPRESASLQEASDAGVADAVYGESGNTRDSGDPVEIPGSSARSRSSVTVAGTRENATFPSLPSGGSPNALSAVVGTRQLEQECASAAPQDQAGEPVVAADSRHGAVEALEREAKKEDGNEADEPAVRLASFEALIPNVVGLLLPLYWTHGGQWPAGDVTQIAEAYKDQARVLCIKNAVPSMGGDATEADPLSLMARDFEIVARICRDMLRVIDYRVYTPYSWREELGLYDESLVPSFLREFLDQHQEFYLAKQLDAPPMAHKCIAAVGREALCQLRVFIWIRREVS; encoded by the coding sequence ATGGAGCGTCTCGACCAGGCCGTCCTCGGCCGACTAGTTTCGTTTCTGTTTGTAAACGAAGTAGCCAACTTGCGGCTTTTATCGAAGCGCCTCAATGAAAGCCTTTTCACagtcggcgccttccgcgtgttgatgcgtctgcctccggcTATGATTTTCCCAGCCGGTTGGGGTCAAGAGATCTTAGACGACCTGCATCGTCGCAATGATCGCAACCAGGAGTATGAAAAAGAAGCCgactcctcggcgccgcacgcgtaCGGGTTGACACGGCGCTCCGAGTGTCTGTCTTCCGTGAATTCGTCCGAACATCCTCTTTCGTTCAACTTCCTTGAGACGTTTGTTTCTCTAgctccgcctcttccgcaGCTTCATCACCTGACGCTGCACATTCCAGAGAGTGTGCGGACCGTGCCGCGCTCCTGGCTGCGGACTTACCACAAGCTGCTGTGCGTGGCTGCCCCCAGTCTCGAAAGTCTGGTTCTAGTCGAATTATTTTCTGCCCGCTTAGGTGACAAGCTCACTGAAGGCGAGTGGCCGCCTTTTGGCAGATTAAACAGCGTGGAAGACGCCGGTTCGGGGAGCGAAGCTGCCGGCGAAGAACCAGAGAGCCCTGGACATCCACATGAAACCGATGCCTCATCGCTCCGCAGCGAGGTaagctcttcttcctcctctcctggCTTGGACCCGGCCTCCTCCAGTTCTGGAGCTGCCGCGTGTCCTGCGAAATACACACTTCGGTCATTTTCTGAGTCGGAGACTGGTGCCGCAGATGCCCAGGAGCGCCCTGACGAGCCACGCCCGGAGGagtcgctgccgcagccgccgcccgcgccagaAGACGAAGTGCTTCCCTTGTGTGTGTTTCCGCGTCTACGTTCACTGACAGTGCGCAACCGGGGCGAGTGGTCGGGCGACCCTCCGCAGCCGTGTCCTTTCACTTATCTTTTTCTTGGAGGtcttccgccttcctcttctgaaTCGTCTGCCTCCCCGTCGAGCGCGGTGGtgagcgcgcacgcgcaggtgCAGCCGTTTCCGGTTCTAAAGGAGGTCCATTTTTTCGAGATGACCTCTCGAGGTCTGGAAATTCTGGAGCAGTTCCTTGTCAAGCACAACGTGACATCCGTGCAACACCTCGGGTTCGGCGCTTGGCACACGTGCACAGTCGCGAattttctgcttttcttgGCCTCGCAGAACTCTGGAGGGCGGCGGTTGTTCTGCAATTTGATGAGTCTTGAAGTCAACGGCGCTGGGTTCATCTGGACGCCCGACGAGTTTTGGTACTTCTATGCTGGCCCCAGACACAGTTTTACGCAGATCTGGCGGGACTACTGCGTGCAGCATAGAGCAGAATTCCAAAACAGGGACGAGGGGCAGAGGCGTGCTGTAGATTTCCGTGGCTACAGTTGGATAGAATGCGCAGATAGTTGGCTAACAGACCTTGATAACGGGCAAGCCCAAGGCGACAATGGGGGGGTACGCCACGGTGGCGGACCGGCTACGTCGCAGCTGGAGCTCGTCGACTCGCAAGTTGACCGCGAATGGGAGAGCGACATGGATGAAGTGGATGATGGCCTGCTCACTGACGACTTTGACGATGATCCAGACGCAGCAAACTATATCCGCTTGATGAAGAGACTGCCGCGGATTCGGCGAGTTCTCCTGTCTGGGTTTGTCGGCATCTTTGTgagcgaagcagcagacgaTCCAGTTCGATTTTTCGATGGCATTTTCCCCCAAGCCGTCGTGGATGTCCAGGGAGCACTTGTGATCAGCACGAGCCTCCTGGTAGAAatcgctgcggaggccgcgccacaTACAGACTGGCCCTCGCGGTTGTCCAGCTTCTTGAGTCGAAAGCAGGCAAGACGGGCTCGACCGAGAGGACAGCCAGCGGAGGCCACTGTAAGCATTGAGACTCCATCTTCTCAAGATGACGGCGGTTTCGTCGCAGCTGACGAGGACcatgcaggcgacgccgagcccCGCGATGCCTCCGCGGAGGCACCCCCGAGCATCGAagacgctgcgcgcggcggagacgcagctgaTCAGGATAGTGACAGCGACGGGGGGAGTGAAGGCGAGCCGATGGGTCGGCTCGCGTGGGCCGCCAATGATGGGGCGGGTTTGTCTGAAAGAGGAAGAGCGGATGTACGGCGGTGGCTGGCCTCGGGTTTAGTGGAAGATTTATACATCTATTTTGACCCGACTGAGTCTGAGTCCGTGCACCTGGACATCAGTGCGTTTCATCGGATGTGTGTGGCGGCGTACTTCCCATATCTGGGGCTAGAGCATCCCGTGGGGGGTCGTGAAGCGGGCCAGGACTGGGGTCTGCCCTTTTTAACCGTGCGTCATCAGGTTGAGTGGGGATCTCAGTACGTTCAGGATTTCCTAGACATTGCTACCACGTTCCGTCATGCAATCCTTAGCCTGGATCACCTATTTTGGATAGATCGGGACGACGGGGACGAGAGTGAGTCTCCGCGGGAGAGCTCCCAGCAGTCAGATAAGAATCatgtcgcggaggcggccagCATTGTGGGCCATCCACGAGAATCTGCTTCACTCCAGGAGGCCAGCGACGCGGGTGTTGCAGATGCGGTGTATGGCGAGAGTGGAAACACTCGGGACTCGGGCGACCCGGTAGAGATACCTGGATCaagcgcgcgaagccggAGTTCGGTTACAGTCGCTGGCACCCGTGAAAACGCCACTTTCCCTTCGTTGCCATCTGGGGGCTCGCCTAATGCTCTCTCTGCGGTAGTAGGCACGCGCCAATTGGAGCAGGAgtgtgcctccgcggctccccAGGATCAAGCGGGCGAGCCTGTAGTGGCCGCGGACTCCCGTCACGGCGCAGTAGAAGCCTTAGAGCGGGAAGCCAAGAAGGAAGATGGGAATGAGGCAGACGAACCTGCCGTCCGCCTGGCCTCGTTTGAAGCGCTTATTCCGAACGTTGTGGGGCTCCTTTTGCCATTGTACTGGACGCATGGGGGCCAATGGCCAGCAGGCGATGTGACGCAGATTGCAGAAGCATACAAGGATCAAGCGCGTGTCCTATGCATCAAGAACGCTGTTCCAAGTATGGGTGGTGACGCGACGGAAGCGGATCCACTTTCCCTGATGGCTCGTGACTTTGAAATTGTCGCACGCATCTGCAGGGACATGCTTCGCGTTATTGATTATCGAGTGTATACTCCTTACTCCTGGAGGGAGGAGCTCGGACTCTATGACGAGTCGCTGGTTCCATCGTTTCTCAGGGAATTTCTGGACCAACACCAGGAATTCTATCTGGCAAAGCAACTGGATGCTCCACCTATGGCCCACAAGTGTATTGCTGCCGTCGGAAGAGAAGCGCTCTGCCAACTGCGGGTGTTCATATGGATTAGGAGAGAAGTGTCGTGA
- a CDS encoding Kazal-type serine protease inhibitor domain-containing protein (encoded by transcript BESB_003160) has translation MKNNLVWALALLTLYDTVAAPGPLIVTVPGPLIVSVCGFSGDNEHIKVALTFKLEDKTIRRRLYKALKSSMTIGELRQALRTKEKWVGDLSSVTSVLPADTGIDMSISADETHRIVQRDSVTLGALLRQQQAAMVAEAGGKPKASVGGKTDYSTRLSGQNPDDISDALRLTVTYSPVQDKSNPLLGTDWHRTRTLRFDPSSKSAAEERRIKRLQRCICPLLYRPVCGVDGTTYSNECLLKCNKVRLDHDGPCEDGSDPSPGPTDQEIADCPCPLLDDPVCGKDNNTYSNACVMRCHGIRLAYKGQCLADSRSSVTGCHCSDRVDPVCGMDGNTYTNQCVMRCNSIKKKHHGACSSIGSPDNCNCSDGVDLVCGQDGVTYNNACFLECHGASLDHRGACDLLRGAGTEEACGCSLEFQPVCGRDGQTYSNKCMLKCKGAKLAHKGECIPASGDDTKECSCPLVEDPVCGRDGTTYASHCVMRCKGVRLAYRGECKPEDDEVCDCPKDFDPVCGKDGVTYQNRCHLKCARVRLSHGGECDSDSSCQCKLARPGAVCGIDGKTYENRCLLRCSKTRLDYTGPCVNDENVTSSQPSLKTESIPERECACPYNLDPVCGQDGRTYSNKCLMRCSGVRWKHDGECSNEQKACGCPKKYDPVCGRDGNTYENNCLMRCAKVSLKHRGPCEEQKDGNEAPSSCGCPRVTDPVCGRDGKTYENQCLLRCEKVKLKHRGQCGDDTSSTFCKCSKALNPVCGSDGTTYGNECLLRCANVTMEHQGPCESQEQDSWTGCICPAVWDPVCGEDGRTYPNACTLKCKKAILEHKGECKETSQADSPVGEADERGSDTQNVENRSRSNLAGKAHVAFKMSSTTPRSGTIWSRGAPEPFLSRVQ, from the exons ATGAAGAATAATCTTGTGTGGGCTTTAGCCCTACTTACTTTGTATGACAccgtcgcggcgccaggcccCCTCATCGTCACCGTGCCAGGCCCCCTCATCGTCTCCGTTTGTGGCTTTTCTGGAG ATAATGAGCACATTAAGGTTGCACTTACTTTCAAGCTGGAGGATAAAACAATTCGTCGGCGCCTGTACAAGGCCCTGAAGAGCTCTATGACCATAGGAGAACTGAGGCAAGCGCTGCGAACAAAGGAGAAATGGGTAGGAGATCTCTCAAGCGTCACGTCTGTTCTTCCAGCAGACACGGGTATCGACATGTCTATTTCGGCAGACGAAACCCACAGAATCGTTCAGCGCGACTCCGTGACGTTGGGCGCACTGCTACGACAACAACAGGCTGCTAtggtggcggaggcgggcggcaaACCCAAGGCTTCCGTTGGAGGTAAAACCGATTACTCAACCCGGTTATCCGGGCAAAATCCAGATGACATCAGTGACGCGCTTAGGCTCACGGTAACGTACTCTCCAGTGCAAGACAAATCAAATCCTTTGCTTGGAACTGATTGGCATCGAACTCGCACACTGCGGTTCGATCCGTCCTCGAAAAGCGCTGCCGAAGAGAGGAGGATTAAACGACTGCAAAGATGCATATGTCCTTTACTATACCGGCCCGTTTGTGGTGTCGACGGCACCACATACAGCAACGAGTGCTTACTGAAGTGCAATAAAGTCCGCCTGGATCATGATGGACCCTGCGAAGACGGCTCTGACCCGTCCCCTGGACCGACAGATCAGGAGATAGCAGACTGCCCTTGCCCACTTTTGGACGATCCCGTTTGCGGCAAAGACAATAACACCTACAGCAACGCTTGTGTGATGAGATGCCACGGTATACGCCTCGCGTATAAAGGTCAGTGCTTGGCAGACAGTCGAAGCTCAGTTACCGGGTGCCACTGCTCTGACCGCGTAGATCCTGTGTGTGGTATGGATGGAAACACGTACACCAATCAGTGTGTGATGCGGTGCAATAGCATAAAGAAGAAGCACCATGGGGCGTGCAGCAGCATCGGCAGTCCAGACAACTGCAACTGCTCAGACGGCGTCGATCTCGTGTGCGGCCAGGATGGAGTAACATACAACAACGCATGCTTCTTGGAATGCCacggcgcgtcgctggaTCACCGGGGAGCATGCGATCTCCTCCGGGGGGCAGGAACAGAAGAGGCATGTGGCTGCAGCCTCGAGTTCCAGCCTGTATGTGGCAGAGATGGCCAGACGTACTCAAATAAGTGCATGCTCAAATGCAAGGGTGCTAAGCTGGCTCATAAAGGCGAATGCATCCCCGCATCTGGAGATGACACTAAGGAATGCAGCTGCCCCCTTGTCGAGGATCCAGTTTGCGGCAGAGACGGAACAACATACGCAAGCCACTGCGTCATGAGGTGCAAGGGTGTCCGTTTGGCATACCGTGGAGAATGCAAGCCAGAAGATGACGAGGTTTGCGACTGTCCGAAGGATTTTGACCCCGTTTGTGGCAAGGACGGCGTCACGTACCAGAATAGGTGCCATCTGAAATGTGCTCGCGTCCGGCTCAGCCATGGTGGTGAGTGCGATTCCGACTCAAGCTGTCAGTGCAAGCTTGCGCGGCCAGGCGCTGTTTGTGGCATCGACGGAAAAACATACGAAAACCGCTGCCTTCTACGATGCAGTAAAACGCGACTTGACTACACCGGCCCCTGCGTCAATGACGAGAACGTCACTTCATCGCAGCCCTCGTTGAAAACGGAATCAATCCCGGAGAGGGAGTGTGCATGCCCCTACAACCTTGACCCAGTGTGTGGTCAGGATGGCAGGACTTACAGCAACAAGTGTCTTatgcgctgcagcggagtTAGGTGGAAACATGATGGTGAGTGCAGCAACGAACAGAAAGCATGCGGCTGCCCGAAGAAGTACGATCCCGTTTGCGGAAGAGACGGTAACACTTACGAGAATAATTGCCTCATGAGATGCGCAAAAGTCTCACTAAAACACCGGGGGCCATGTGAGGAACAGAAGGACGGCAATGAAGcgcccagcagctgcgggtGCCCCCGCGTAACTGACCCTGTGTGTGGCAGGGACGGCAAGACATACGAAAATCAGTGTCTACTCAGATGTGAAAAGGTCAAACTCAAGCACCGCGGGCAGTGCGGGGACGACACGTCTTCTACCTTCTGCAAGTGCTCCAAAGCTCTCAACCCGGTCTGTGGTTCGGACGGTACAACTTATGGTAACGAATGTTTGCTTCGGTGCGCGAACGTCACCATGGAGCACCAGGGGCCCTGTGAATCACAAGAGCAGGACAGCTGGACTGGATGCATCTGTCCCGCAGTTTGGGATCCCGTCTGCGGAGAAGATGGGAGAACCTATCCGAATGCATGCACCCTAAAGTGCAAAAAGGCGATTCTTGAACATAAGGGAGAATGCAAGGAGACTAGTCAGGCCGACTCTCCAGTCGGTGAAGCGGATGAACGGGGTTCGGACACACAGAATGTGGAAAACAGGAGCAGATCAAACCTGGCAGGAAAGGCTCACGTGGCATTCAAGATGTCATCAACCACTCCTAGATCAGGAACTATTTGGAGCAGAGGGGCCCCCGAGCCATTCTTGAGCAGGGTCCAGTAA
- a CDS encoding hypothetical protein (encoded by transcript BESB_003170): protein MSGSKQKSRSASLRSVVAGSLVVLVLVSTPAVDAHARPHGDGRNVVAETRSEKTAGGERFLQPKSEHDGDTNAKQDSSTAADNGSGGDEKVKDSGLKQIAHDGASANEPNDGSRTSVTDSAQGEVEGGHNEEDAAGRISHDSEKEADEQEHKQTDGESEHAEEGPATNKVKEHLPEKSQKRVDANESDEEENAKPFFAIIRLPLSPPHLFIPRMRWPSVRLLLPAAKRNHAGSMVSVKGRQTRLEPRHMEMLADHLHSLYDKLQNHMLKGQRSDFVVQQDHVKMLEELSWLIHQARKFAAILKGANAELES from the coding sequence ATGAGCGGATCCAAGCAGAAGTCCCGCAGCGCATCTCTCCGGTCTGTGGTCGCTGGCTCACTAGTTGTTCTGGTCCTGGTCTCCACTCCGGCCGTTGACGCTCACGCGCGTCCTCACGGTGACGGGCGCAATGTCGTGGCCGAAACGAGAAGCGAAAAGAcggcgggaggcgagcgTTTTCTGCAGCCAAAATCTGAACATGACGGAGACACGAACGCGAAGCAGGATTCTTCAACAGCGGCTGACAATGGCTCCGGTGGCGATGAAAAGGTCAAAGACTCAGGGCTCAAGCAAATCGCACACGATGGCGCGTCTGCCAATGAGCCCAACGATGGCTCTAGAACAAGTGTGACGGACAGCGCTCAAGGGGAAGTGGAGGGGGGGCATAACGAAGAAGATGCAGCAGGACGGATCAGCCATGACAGCGAAAAGGAGGCTGATGAACAGGAGCACAAGCAGACGGATGGCGAATCAGAGCATGCGGAGGAGGGCCCTGCTACAAACAAGGTCAAAGAACACCTGCCTGAAAAATCACAGAAGAGAGTAGATGCGAATGAAAGCGATGAGGAAGAAAACGCTAAGCCGTTTTTTGCAATTATTCGGCTGCCACTGTCCCCCCCTCATCTCTTCATTCCCAGGATGCGGTGGCCGTCGGTACGTCTGTTACTGCCTGCTGCGAAGAGGAACCACGCGGGGTCCATGGTCTCTGTGAAAGGGCGGCAAACCCGCCTAGAGCCTCGCCACATGGAAATGCTTGCAGACCATCTGCATAGCCTCTATGACAAACTGCAGAACCACATGTTAAAGGGCCAGCGGAGTGATTTTGTCGTTCAGCAAGACCATGTGAAGATGTTAGAAGAGCTCTCATGGTTAATACACCAGGCTCGCAAGTTCGCAGCCATTTTGAAGGGTGCAAATGCAGAGTTAGAATCCTGA
- a CDS encoding hypothetical protein (encoded by transcript BESB_003180), translating to MRLLKTTKNGPSGCPVLWLLIAAAICFIASSSSFSTAAEAAVHEQTDDDTDARPQAELSHSDEEKSDEREDAESEDDELVKADNSDENEHDVDDHAPTDAGDEASPEEDDEEDVGEPSSDEDDEDLKNDEQAAAEETDKPDDGKEDGDKDKEDNEENDDKEVQADEEEKPDDDKEDDKEEEDKDKEDSEENDDKEVQADEEEKPDDDKEDDKEEEDKDKEDSEENDDKEVQADEEEKPDDDKEDNKEEAEDKDKEDDDKDREDDPDKDDGEEQAEDEEKLDDKKEEDKEEAEDKDKEEDEDKVKEEAEDKDKEDEDEDEDKEEAEDKDKEDEDEDKEEAEGTDKEDEDEDKEEAEDKDKEDEDEDKKDEAKEKENDEDEDGEKGEWHPVGPVFSGRPLPVSSPSGWWPIPSSQPLAHRTWHPASEWRPVASSVSSYRAPVHTSVSPISTRKPVPTVYNTRPSGQHLATSHFLPTSSAQIVPGGSHSTHTIPSATWVSSSPSNTTYLRRPFGSSSSAYRILKNDDTKHKKSDTKGSKTEEKELDKDESEGEKEDSKEDKSGNDEPQQHEQKPLEEAEKFLETTKDAASEKAETTVEKTREAAWNAIGEGKSLLDIARETAQGLQKAVSDGLLELRSRVHKGGKKLKEYIKDSHPMLTGNAEAIRERASELVDKVKDAMPDYMDRS from the coding sequence ATGAGGCTTCTTAAGACAACTAAGAACGGCCCGAGTGGCTGTCCGGTTCTATGGCTCCTTATAGCCGCTGCCATCTGTTTCAtagcctcctcttcttcgttctctacggctgcggaggccgccgtcCACGAACAGACAGACGATGACACTGACGCccgcccgcaggcggagcTGTCTCACTCTGACGAAGAGAAGTCTGATGAACGCGAAGATGCCGAGAGTGAGGATGACGAGTTAGTGAAGGCAGATAATAGCGATGAAAACGAACATGATGTTGATGACCATGCGCCTACGGACGCAGGCGATGAAGCCAGccccgaagaagacgacgaagaggatgTAGGAGAACCAAGCAGTGATGAGGACGATGAGGATCTCAAAAACGATGagcaggcggccgccgaagaaaCAGATAAACCAGATGATGGCAAGGAGGATGGGGATAAGGACAAGGAGGATAACGAGGAAAACGACGATAAGGAAGTACaggcggacgaagaggaaaaaccAGATGACGATAAGGAAGACGacaaggaagaggaggatAAGGACAAGGAGGATAGCGAGGAAAACGACGATAAGGAAGTACaggcggacgaagaggaaaaaccAGATGACGATAAGGAAGACGacaaggaagaggaggatAAGGACAAGGAGGATAGCGAGGAAAACGACGATAAGGAAGTACaggcggacgaagaggaaaaaccAGATGACGATAAGGAAGACAAcaaggaagaagcggaggataAAGACAAGGAAGATGATGATAAGGATAGGGAAGATGATCCGGATAAGGACGATGGGGAAGAGCAGgctgaagacgaggaaaAACTAGATGAtaagaaggaagaagacaaggaagaagcggaggataAGGATAAGGAGGAAGATGAGGATAAGGTcaaggaagaagcggaggataAGGATAAGGAAGATGAGGATGAGGATGAGGAcaaggaagaagcggaggataAGGATAAGGAAGATGAGGATGAGGAcaaggaagaagcggagggtACGGATAAGGAAGATGAGGATGAGGAcaaggaagaagcggaggataAGGATAAAGAAGATGAGGATGAAGACAAGAAAGATGAGGctaaggaaaaggaaaacgATGAGGATGAAGATGGGGAAAAGGGAGAGTGGCATCCTGTGGGTCCGGTTTTTTCGGGCCGGCCGCTGCCAGTTTCGTCGCCATCTGGATGGTGGCCAATCCCCTCCTCCCAGCCGCTTGCGCATCGAACATGGCATCCAGCATCTGAGTGGAGGCCAGTGGCATCTTCAGTCTCCTCCTACAGAGCCCCTGTCCACACCAGCGTCTCCCCGATATCTACAAGAAAGCCTGTGCCTACGGTCTACAACACTCGACCCTCGGGCCAGCATCTTGCCACCAGCCATTTCCTTCCGACCTCGTCAGCGCAGATAGTGCCGGGAGGAAGCCACTCGACCCATACAATTCCAAGTGCTACATGGGTTTCCAGTTCGCCCTCCAACACCACATACCTGCGTCGACCCTTTggctcgtcttcctccgcgtaCCGCATCCTGAAAAACGATGATACGAAGCACAAGAAGAGCGACACCAAAGGAAGCAAAACTGAGGAGAAAGAACTAGACAAGGACGAGTCtgagggagaaaaagaggacaGTAAGGAAGACAAATCTGGAAACGACGAACCTCAACAGCACGAGCAGAAGCCTCttgaagaagcggagaagtTCCTGGAGACGACGAAAGATGCGGCGAGCGAAAAAGCGGAGACAACTGTAGAGAAAACAAGGGAGGCAGCTTGGAACGCTATCGGTGAAGGGAAGTCGCTTCTGGATATAGCTCGAGAAACCGCTCAAGGACTGCAGAAGGCAGTCTCTGACGGACTCTTGGAACTCCGCTCCCGCGTGCACAAGGGTGGCAAGAAACTGAAAGAATACATAAAAGATTCTCATCCTATGCTCACTGGCAATGCTGAGGCaatccgcgagcgcgcctcaGAGCTTGTTGATAAGGTGAAGGATGCGATGCCCGACTACATGGACAGAAGCTAA